Proteins from a genomic interval of Poecile atricapillus isolate bPoeAtr1 chromosome 1, bPoeAtr1.hap1, whole genome shotgun sequence:
- the LPAR6 gene encoding LOW QUALITY PROTEIN: lysophosphatidic acid receptor 6 (The sequence of the model RefSeq protein was modified relative to this genomic sequence to represent the inferred CDS: inserted 1 base in 1 codon), which yields MVSSNCSTEDSFKYTLYGCIFSMVFVLGLIANCVAIYIFTCTLKVRNETTTYMLNLAISDLLFVFTLPFRIYYFVTRNWPFGDILCKISVTLFYTNMYGSILFLTCISVDRFLAIVHPFRSKTLRTKRNAKIVCAAVWVTVLAGSTPASFFQSTNRRNNTEQRTCFENFSEDTWKTYLSRIVIFIETVGFFIPLILNVTCSTMVLRTLNKPLTLSRNKVSKKKVLKMIFVHLVIFCFCFVPYNITLILYSLMRTQTWVNCSVVTAVRTMYPVTLCIAVSNCCFDPIVYYFTSDTXSKFHKKEPVHQTTGCQIL from the exons ATGGTAAGCTCTAATTGTTCCACTGAGGACTCCTTTAAATATACTTTGTACGGGTGTATCTTTAGCATGGTGTTTGTTCTTGGCCTCATAGCAAACTGTGTAGCAATCTACATTTTCACTTGTACCTTAAAAGTGCGAAACGAGACTACAACTTACATGCTTAATTTAGCCATATCAGATCTGCTTTTCGTGTTTACATTACCCTTCAGGATTTATTACTTTGTAACCAGAAACTGGCCATTTGGAGACATTCTCTGCAAGATTTCTGTCACCCTCTTTTATACAAATATGTATGGGAGCATTTTGTTTCTGACTTGCATCAGTGTGGATCGCTTTTTAGCCATAGTACACCCCTTCCGATCCAAGACTCTCCGGACCAAAAGGAATGCAAAGATTGTCTGTGCTGCCGTGTGGGTAACCGTGCTAGCAGGCAGCACACCAGCAAGCTTTTTCCAGTCCACAAACCGCCGGAACAATACAGAGCAAAGGACGTGCTTTGAAAACTTTTCAGAGGACACGTGGAAAACCTACCTATCCCGGATTGTTATCTTCATTGAAACCGTCGGCTTTTTTATCCCGCTCATCCTGAACGTGACCTGCTCCACTATGGTCCTACGGACTTTGAATAAACCGCTTACATTAAGCCGGAATAAAGTAAGCAAGAAAAAGGTACTCAAAATGATTTTTGTCCATTTGGTGatattctgcttctgctttgtgCCTTATAACATTACCTTAATACTTTACTCCCTCATGAGAACACAGACCTGGGTCAATTGCTCAGTGGTGACCGCAGTCAGGACTATGTACCCCGTCACTCTGTGCATCGCTGTTTCAAACTGCTGTTTTGACCCCATAGTCTATTACTTCACATCAGATA AttcaaaattccataaaaaagaACCGGTCCACCAGACCACGGGATGTCAGATTCTCTGA